TTGTACTTGAGTCTTCTTTTCAGCTTCCAACTTCATAGATATGTAACAACAAATTACAATAGTGGGATTCAACTAAACAAAGCAGTAAtacggtcgtaccttggtttttgaacagcttagttcttgactGTTTTGGCTcatgaacgctgcaaacctggaagtgactgttccagtttgcaaaatattttcgaagctgaacatccgacggggcgtccacggcttccaactggctgcaggagcttcctgcagccaatcagaaaccgtgcTTTGAGTTCcatacattttggaagtcaaacggacttctggaacggattctgtttgacttccaaggtatgagtGTATTTATATGTATGTGTGGCACCAACATCCATAACCTCCATTTACTTATTATGGAGCATCTTCAACTTAACAATGGAGAACAGCTCTTGAGAAAAGAAAGCTTTATCAAATGTGAATTAATTAATTCCCAATAATAGGCTACTACAATAACTCTAAAATAATTTAGAATATAATACATTCTAAATAATTTTAGAATACACTACTAGTTGTAGAAAGTTATGCTAAATACTGTAACAAATCTTCTAGTCAAACCTTGTTTCATTCAACTAGAAAGCTTTGGCTGAAGGAGAGTACCATGctacttttaaaaaaggtgaGTCTACTGTTGCAAGTCGCCGATTTATCTGAAGAACCAAGGTTCTCACACTTCTAAGAGAGGTCAACAAAAGAAGCATTGCTGAGCCCCTCAGGCAGTATTACAGTTTTCTCAGaatccaaaaatattttaaaatccttcccaatttatgttttaaatgtaaCAGTCTAAAAAGAGAAGGTTGAAGGGATATTCTTCACTGGGAAGAACAGAAATAATTcaattggtacagtggtacctctggttgcggacaggatccgttctggaggtccggctGGATCCTGAGGTTTTCGCAACCAGagagagcgcttctgcgcatgcacatgtggtgaaagagcacttctgtgcatgcgccaaaaacctggaaaaatacttccaggtttgctgcttaCGCATCCCAAAGTTTTCATaaccagagggatacgtaagcggaggtaccactgtacaagcaaaacCACAGCACTGGGGGTTAAATCTTTCTGGGTTGGGAGGGCAGAATTTGGTTTTTAGGTTGTGACTCAAGTCAAGAAGTTTAATTCTGTAATATTTTTGCAAATATCCATTGATAAACCCCACAAAAACTCACACTGCATACTACAGCCGTCCAAAACATTTGTGGCTGATAGATCCAGCGAGTTAGGTCTCTGTGCTCTTCTAGTGTGGGCTTGTCCAGAATTTGGTGCTGTGCTCTGGCTACGGAGGACCGAAACGTCTTGTCCTGGACATgggttactgttgttgttgttggcgttTGTTCTACCATTATCCAGCGAGCGTTCTCTCCTATCAACCAGACGATCGAGAATGCCCTCATCATGGCTCACTTGCTGCTCCCTTCTCAACAAGGGCTCATGCTCATCAGGGCTCGAGTTGATGTTCAGACGGCTGTCCTCTCCGCTGAACTGGTTCTGCAGCATTTCCTGGGCCCGATGGACCCCTGAGCTGGATGCTTGGCCACATGGCACTGTACCATTCACATACTGGGTTGGTACAGCATGAGAGGCTATTGTatggctccttcctgccacttcatTCGTGGTAACTGTGACCACATGAGGTTCTGCAGAATTGATAGTGTTCATCTTGGCAACTCCAGTTTCTACCTGCTTCAAGTTTGATTTGTGCTTCCCTCCAAATTTCAGCCGAGGCTCCTTTGTTGAGTTTTTGGTGTTTATAGGTAGGCTAGTAGGCCTCTTTGGGAGGTTCTGCTGCTTAGGAAGAGGATAGACCTGAGCAGGCTGAACATCTGGAATTAGACATGCCTGGCCATTTGCAACTTGCGTGAAGTCCTGTTGCCCTGTTGCTTCCACTGCCAGTTTTATCAGTGGGTACAGCAAGCTGGAGCTAGTGCTGCTGAGTGGATCGGGCCCACTGAACTGCTTAAGGGAATGCTCCATCAGATTCTCATCAGAACTCTCCTTCAAATTCTTATCCACTTCCTTTGGATCCAGCTTGTTGGTCTCCAAGTCCTCCTCTGTTAGTTGCAAACAAACAGGAGTTGGCCCAAGTGGCTGCATGCCATTTGTAGCACCAAGGTTTGTTTCACCTGAGTAAGGCATCTCGGATATGGTGGTCATGCCAGTGCTCGGAGTGAGACCTGTAGTGTTGGTGGTGGTAGTGTTGGTCGACAAGCTTGTGACGCTAGTTTCAGGACTAGGAATGCGAGCTTGTGCTTGTTGTCGCTCGTAGTTAATAGAGTTTCTGTTCTTCTCCCCAATCGTCAGTGGTGTGCTGGACGATGAAAGCTCAGACGAAATATTCTTCACGATGCTGTCAGGATGGTGAATGGAGTCCTCAATGTAAGATGACGAAGAGTAATCTTGATATGGTCTGATCTTTGGCACACGCCTATGGTGTgatagatttctttaaaaaaaaaacacacacacacaaagaagacAGCAGGATTAAGAGCATGTAGACAATAAATTCTTCTAACATAAAGGATCTAAAAATGCAATATAGTTTCTGCAGCAAGCAGAACTATCATGAGAATTTTGCTGGGGGGGGCAGTGCTGTTATGTCATGGACCTTAGTGTGATGGCCTAGACTTTTTTCCCCTTCAGAAGCTGTATGTCACCATTCTAGCACACATATGCCTACTTTAATTTTATCGCATTCGTAGCACTATTATTTCAACACTGTTCCAAATGTGGGAACAGGCATAATACTGGCTTTGACAAGTGCTTTTTTGGACTTTTGTCTGGAAATGGCCTCAGTGATCATGTTGTAGCTgcacttaaggtaaagggacccctgaccattagctccagtcgtggccaactctggggttgcggcgctcatctcgctttattggccgagggagccggcggtcatgtggccagcatgactaagtcgcttctggtgaaccagagcagcgcacggaaatgccgtttaccttcccgccggagtggtacctatttatctacttgcactttgacatgctttcgaactgctagtttggcaggagcaggacgggagctcaccccgtcacggggattcgaaccgccgaccttctgatcagcaagtcctaggctctgtggtttaacccacagcgccacctgcgtcccttgtagCTGCACTTACTGCACAATAAATTTGTTGTCAACTTGCCCTTGGATTTAACTATTCATATTCtaagcagatccactgaaattaatggacctaagttagttgaTGTCATAGACTGGCTGGACACTGAGGAGTGGTGGCTGGATATTGATGAATGGGTACCGGGAGACTGGATTGGAAGAAAGGATCAGTGATCTGATgagtcagaggcagaagctgcagtATTGGAGCGTGAAGAACACAagtaggaggaggaagagatagGTCAGGCTGGTATAGAGTAGAGGGCTTTCACATCTGctcctgcccccacctctcctgcCCCACTGTCTCTCAGGACCGGAAAATGATTCaagtaggaggagcagaaacaGGCCACACACAGGTATAGTCTTCACTTGCTTGTGCACCACTCGGGTGGGGGAGATACATAAGTGGAGGTCGGGGTGAGCTACTCTTGCCTCATTGGGTGCACATCTGGGAGTAGCTGCGAGACGCAGGACTGATGGACATGCCTTTTCCTAACTTGTAAGTGTACTTTTGTCAAGAAAGTGTTACCGTAttctttgctctataagactcactttttccctcctaaaaagtaaggggaaatgtgtgtgcgtcttatggagcgaatgcaggctgcgcagctatcccagaagccagaacagcaagaggggttgctgctttcactgcgcagcgatccctcttgctgttctggcttctgggattcagaatattttttttcttgttttcctcctccaaaaactaggtgcgtcttatggtctggtgcgtctcatagagcaaaaaatatggtaattcctcactctggacattCCTTGCTGGACAGCGCTGTGACAGATGACTTACACAGAGATACACTGTCTAAGGGAGAATCACATTATCCCAAGTACTGAATTATCATTATTTTAGTTCAGGGAAAACGTGACATTCTTGAAATCAAAGTTCAACCCTGAGATGAGAACTGAAAGCAATAAATGGGACACTTAAGTGTATGTAgaatgtactttttaaaaagtttcattGGTTTTTGGAACCAGATTGTGAAAACAACACACACTTAGTACTACTTACCGCTCATTCTGCATAGCTGTAGACTGCATAGGGTTGACTGTCGGGCTGACAGATTTGTTCCTTTCCCAAATCATCATGAGTTCAGCCATCCTCTCTTCAGCACACTGGGCTGTCAGTCGAGCTTCAGCATCCTGATCCCAACAGTCCTCAATTGTCTCTTTCAGTGACCTCACAGCCTATAAAGTAAACCAGCATTATGTTCTGCACCCTTTTAAAGCTATACTTCAACACACATTCTAAGACCAAACAATGAAACTGAACCTCAAAATTACATAGCCTGTGTTCTAAAGGGTCAAGAAATGTTACACAATCCTGTGTATATTTTCTCAAAAGCCAGCCTTACTAATTTCAATGGGGCATCTCCCAGGTAAAACTTTTAGAAAAATACTACAATGAGTAAGTAATCTTGTCTGTACTAAGGTATGTTATTACGTGATCTGGTGCAGCTAAGATTCTCTTTAAAAGCAATTTGGTCTAGGGTCGTTTGACAACAGAGTTGATAAAAGAACTATATGATTTCACAAACAGGGAAACAGAAATTATTCTAAACGTGTTGATTGCAACAGTGAGATATTTTCAATCGTGTTACATGTTTTCAAAATATGTTACAAGGTGGGTGGTAGAGGTTGATAAAAAGGGTTTCAGGTCTTTATACGAATCTTACTAAACAGACATGGTAGCTATAATCAGATTACTGAGAATGAGGGTGCTTACATCTCTTACTTCTATTGTGAATGTTAATGAATTAAGAAACTGAGCAAATGAAACAGAGTCTAGTCCAAAAACAGAGTATGGTAATTTATTGTATCCATCAGTCTGTTGGACTGACATTGCCTGAAATAACACATTAAACTTTTATAATAAAgtatattttaaagcacattgatGTGTCCTGCGTAGTGATCAAGACAGTGAACTGGGCATTTAAAAAGCACAGACAGGAAAGATAGAATACGCTACTGACCTCATCATGAAATGTCCAGCCCATATTTGTATCTTGCACTcaaatattaggtaaaggtaaaggtacccctgcccgtcagggccagtcgtgactgactctagggttgcgcgctcatctcgctcaagaggccgggagccggcgctgtccgaagacacttccgggtcacgtggccagcgtgacaaagctgcatctggcgagccagcaccagtgccacacacggaaacgccgtttaccttcccgttataaagcggtccctatttatctacttgcacttaggggtgctttcgaactgctaggttggcagaagcagggaccgagcaacgggagctcaccccgtggtggggattcgaaccggcgaccttctgattggcaagtcctaggctctgtggtttaacccagagcgccacccgcgtccctgggaccgaacaacgggtgctcaccccgccgcggggattcgaaccgccgaccttacaatcagcaagtcctaggcactgaggttttacccacagcgccacccgcgtctgcaCTCAAAtattactttttattaattttagttTAGTTTTCTAAAGACAGCAACTTACATATTAAACCAATCTTATGCCTCCCAACTCTATAATCTAGCATCTTACATATGATTTCcaaatgaaaaggggggggggcagagatagCTTTTCTCACCAAGCTGTTCTCTTTCCAGGCCTCTGGGAATTTTGGTCGTTGCTTTTCCCTTGAAACAAGAACTTGCATATCTTCAAAAGTTGGGTGGTTTCCAACTTCTGCGTGGAATGCTGCCTGGAACTCTGGCACTGATTCTCCTGTTTACAGACATAATAATTTAAACGTAAACAAAAAGTCCAAATAGCTCTGAAATGCCCAGGCATAGCAGGAAGATGCCTATCATATTTTTTCCTCTTGCATCTGAACCAATATTTGGTCCAGTTGTACTGTGAGCTGCATGTGCTATTGGCTTAATCTCGCTCTTTTGCAAAGTTGATTGACAAAATTGCCTAAGCTCTGCAAATATGTTATGCCTAACATATGAGGAAGAAAAGCAGCATTTAAGGGACCTTGCCTACTTGAGGACCAGGAGATATTTAAAGGAAACCAGATAGTGCATCCTGCATGCTGATCCTAACTATTCTACAACGTATTTGGATCTTTGGAACAATCATATTTGGgaaggggggttgcagtgatttttaggaagtcactagcttgcaccaggcgtcctactgggaagatccagttgtctgagtgcatgttctggaagttgggcaataggggcagtacaggactCCTTTTGATGTAacaacctccccgctgcaccaaggattccctgtccgagctgcttcaggtcgtggcggattttctcctggagacacctaatttggttgtcctaggggattttaacatccatgccgacacgaccttacaaggggctgctcgggacttcgtggaaagcatggcctccatggggctgtccctgaataagtttggcccaactcatagtcatggacatgccttagacctggtgttcacctctagtgacgtgggtgatctgacactaagtaaaagtgaaacaaaagaagtgccatggtcagatcacttcctggtgcaactggacttctccgtgacccttcccctctgcagggaggtgggaccaatttggatggtccgccccagccacttaatggatccaaacagtttccagagagtggtaggggatgctttatcccatgttgatggcctttcagctgattccctggtggcccgctggaatgcggagttaaccagggctatcgactgtctggctccaaagcgccctctctgattgcatggagcccagacagccccgtggttttcttcagagctgagggcgatgaaacaatcactgagacggctagagcgtcggtggcagaaaactcactccgaatctgaccagacacaggctagagctcaacgtcgagcctaccaagtggcgatagcgacggcgaagaagactttcttcactgcctctattgcatctgcagaaaatagtagcaggagactctttcaggtggttcgcaatttaacggaaccacctttaccaccggggccttgtaaagaccccaagatctcctgcaaagtttttttgcagataaaatcactcatattctgaaggagctagacaccaccgtgggagggaCGGGAgagctggggcgggagagtgctagaactctgtctggtcaagttgcatggaatcaatttcaatctgttacccccgaggatgtggacaggctgcttggacgcgtgaaaccaaccacctgtctccttgatccttgcccatcctggctaataaaagcaagccgggaagggctgggcgatgggctctgcggggtggtgaatgcttccctctgtgagggaacattcccagatccgctgaaagaggcggtcattaaaccgcttcttaaaaaaccatctttagacccggccagtatggccaactatcgcccagtctcaaatcttccattcttgggcaaggtgactgagcgcgtggttgctgaacaactccaggcacgcctggaggatgcggaccatttggatcccttccaatcgggattcaggcctcatcatgggactgaaactgccttggtcgcgctggttgatgatctctggcgagctagggacaaaggtgagagttgtttcctagttctgctggatctctgcggcctttgatacaatcaaccataacatccttctggaccgtctaaaggggctgggagctgggggcactgttatacactgtttcgctccttcctcctgggctgtgttcagaaagtggtggtgggggatgagtgttcagacccctgggccctcacttgtggggtgcctcagggttccgtcctctcccccatgctttttaacatctatatgaagccgctgggagagatcatcagggggtttgggctgggtgtccatcaatatgcagatgatacccagctctacctctctttcaaatcagaaccagtgaaggcggtgaaggtcctgtgtgagtgcctggaggcagttggaggatggatggtggctaatggattgaagttgaatcctgacaagacagaagtactgtttttgggggacagggggtgggctggtgtggaggactccctggtcctgaatagggtaactgtacccctgaaggaccaggtgcgcagcctgggagtcattttggactcacagctgtccatggaggcgcaggtcaattccgtatccagggcagctgtctaccaactccacctggtacgcaggctgagaccctacctgcccgcagactgtctcgctagagtggtgcatgctctagttatctcccgcttggactactgcaatgcgctctacgtggggctacctttgaaggtgactcggtaactacaattaatccagaatgcggcagctagactggtgactgggggggcccgctgagaccacataacaccggtctttaaagacctacattggctcccagtacgtttccgagcacaattcaaagtggtggtgttgatctttaaagccctaaacggcctcagcccagtatacctgaaggagcgtctccacccccatcgttctgcccggacgctgaggtccagcgccgagggccttctggcggttccctcattgcgagaagcaaagctacagggaaccaggcagagggccttctcagtagtggcgcccgccctgtggaatgccctcccatcagacgtcaaagcGATAAAtcactacctgacattcagaagacatcttaaggcagccctgttcagggaagtttttaatctgtgatattttagtgtatttttggtttctatggaagccgcccagagtggctggggaaacccagccagaggggcggggtacaaataataaattattattattattattattattattattattattattattattactactactactattatatgattttactgttttaacttATGTCAATAAAggatagtagcagtagtagtagtattctaCAAGTTCATGGATGCGTTATTTTATCCATTCCTACATTGACCCAAAAGCAACTGTATGACATTCTTTGCCTCTTCTTCCACCCAATCTTGTAAATCTATCTGAAAAATCCTAAGAATGATCTAGGGAAGTTCAATAGATATGACATGGATCACTAAAAATGATGCggcccgaggatgtggacaagacGTTTGGATTGGTGCAAAGTTTAAGCTTTCTTTAATACCTAAAGCTTATCGGCAACATTACTTTATCAGGCACCAAGGCTATGTATTTCATCATGAATTATAACATTCAATACAACTCTGAAACACTAGATGGCACTGAGATCACTGTGGGAAACAAACAAGAGAACTGGGATTTACAGCCAATC
The nucleotide sequence above comes from Podarcis raffonei isolate rPodRaf1 chromosome 1, rPodRaf1.pri, whole genome shotgun sequence. Encoded proteins:
- the BMPR2 gene encoding bone morphogenetic protein receptor type-2 — translated: MTALLQHLLLLLLFSTATLLLSTAAAAQSEETTCAFRDQYQNDHGISESRISQENGTVLCMKGNTCYGLWEKTREGEIHLVKQGCWSHIGDPEDCHSEECIVTTTPSLVQNGTYRFCCCSSNLCNLNFTENFPPADPTDGTPFNSSYSLRRDETIVIALASVSVLAVLVVAFFFGYRIFGGDHKQGMHSIDMMEAASSEPSLDLDNLKLLELIGRGRYGAVYKGSLDERPVAVKVFSFTNRQNFINERNIYRIPLMEHDNIARFIVGDERFTADGRMEYLLVMEYYPNGSLCRYLSLHTSDWVNSCRLAHTITRGLAYLHTELPRGDHYKPAISHRDLNSRNVLVKNDGTCVISDFGLSMKLTGNRLVRPGEEDNAAISEVGTIRYMAPEVLEGAVNLRDCESALKQVDMYALGLIYWEIFMRCTDLFPGESVPEFQAAFHAEVGNHPTFEDMQVLVSREKQRPKFPEAWKENSLAVRSLKETIEDCWDQDAEARLTAQCAEERMAELMMIWERNKSVSPTVNPMQSTAMQNERNLSHHRRVPKIRPYQDYSSSSYIEDSIHHPDSIVKNISSELSSSSTPLTIGEKNRNSINYERQQAQARIPSPETSVTSLSTNTTTTNTTGLTPSTGMTTISEMPYSGETNLGATNGMQPLGPTPVCLQLTEEDLETNKLDPKEVDKNLKESSDENLMEHSLKQFSGPDPLSSTSSSLLYPLIKLAVEATGQQDFTQVANGQACLIPDVQPAQVYPLPKQQNLPKRPTSLPINTKNSTKEPRLKFGGKHKSNLKQVETGVAKMNTINSAEPHVVTVTTNEVAGRSHTIASHAVPTQYVNGTVPCGQASSSGVHRAQEMLQNQFSGEDSRLNINSSPDEHEPLLRREQQVSHDEGILDRLVDRRERSLDNGRTNANNNNSNPCPGQDVSVLRSQSTAPNSGQAHTRRAQRPNSLDLSATNVLDGCSMQLSESSLDGKGEKIKKRVKTPYSLKRWRPSTWVISTEPLDCEVNNNGSDRVVSSKSSTAVFLVEGGTATTMVSKDTGVNCL